In Oscillatoria acuminata PCC 6304, a single window of DNA contains:
- a CDS encoding DUF4351 domain-containing protein, which yields MRESVIYQDILQKGIAQGLAQGLAQGLAQGFAQGEKQGEVAVILRQLHRFCGPINLEIESRIQSLSKPQLEELSKALLDFTKLADLQQWLDSH from the coding sequence ATGCGAGAATCTGTAATCTATCAAGATATTCTGCAAAAGGGTATCGCCCAGGGATTGGCCCAGGGATTGGCCCAGGGATTGGCCCAGGGATTCGCTCAGGGGGAAAAACAGGGTGAAGTGGCGGTAATTTTGCGCCAGCTTCATCGCTTTTGTGGGCCGATTAATTTGGAGATTGAGTCTCGAATTCAGTCTTTGAGTAAGCCGCAATTGGAAGAGTTGAGTAAAGCGTTATTAGACTTTACCAAATTGGCGGATTTACAGCAGTGGCTGGATTCTCATTAA
- a CDS encoding DUF4351 domain-containing protein, with protein sequence MCYDNLLKYWAEKYAQQMASWAFRQPITTPVEILKTELSVEPIRADSVIFLKSGPEIQHLEFQTRVPQNRPMPIRMCSYSIRLQWEYDLPVRQVLIWLLPTSNPAVFETEFRTEFTHHRYQVIRLWEESPEALLENNVLLPLAVLCATENPTELLSQVAQEVGKIEDTDLRQEIAACTQILAGLRFDNQLISTMFREEIMQESVVYQDILQKGIAQGLEQGEKQGEVAVILRQLHRFCGPLNPEIESQIKGLNKPQLEDLSEALLDFNNLADLQQWLESH encoded by the coding sequence ATGTGTTATGACAACCTGCTAAAATATTGGGCAGAAAAATATGCCCAACAAATGGCATCTTGGGCCTTCAGACAACCCATTACGACCCCGGTTGAAATCTTAAAAACTGAACTCTCCGTCGAACCGATTCGGGCGGATTCAGTTATTTTCCTAAAAAGCGGCCCCGAAATTCAGCATTTAGAATTTCAGACGAGGGTTCCGCAAAATAGGCCGATGCCGATCCGGATGTGCAGCTATTCCATCCGGTTACAGTGGGAATATGACCTCCCCGTGAGGCAAGTCTTGATTTGGCTGCTTCCTACGAGTAACCCGGCGGTATTCGAGACTGAATTTCGGACCGAATTCACCCACCACCGATATCAGGTAATTCGGTTATGGGAAGAATCCCCAGAAGCGTTACTAGAGAATAATGTCTTACTGCCCCTGGCGGTGCTATGCGCCACAGAGAACCCCACGGAACTCTTGAGTCAAGTGGCTCAAGAAGTCGGTAAAATAGAGGATACAGACCTGCGACAGGAAATTGCAGCCTGCACTCAAATTTTAGCGGGGTTGCGGTTTGACAACCAGTTAATATCCACCATGTTCAGGGAGGAAATTATGCAAGAATCTGTAGTCTATCAAGACATTCTGCAAAAGGGGATCGCCCAAGGATTAGAGCAAGGCGAAAAACAGGGTGAAGTGGCGGTAATTTTGCGCCAGCTTCATCGCTTTTGTGGGCCGCTTAATCCGGAGATTGAGTCCCAAATTAAGGGACTCAATAAGCCGCAATTGGAAGACTTGAGTGAAGCCTTATTAGACTTTAACAACTTGGCGGATTTACAGCAGTGGTTGGAGTCTCATTAA
- a CDS encoding DUF2949 domain-containing protein, giving the protein MAPATYSQFIRFLQEELAISTASIAFAERICGTFGLHSRELDYSTLPMVLWQYGFVTIDQLERIFDWQETTPTTT; this is encoded by the coding sequence ATGGCCCCGGCAACCTATTCTCAATTTATCCGATTTCTCCAAGAAGAACTCGCCATTTCCACCGCGTCGATCGCCTTCGCCGAGCGGATTTGCGGGACTTTTGGCCTACATAGCCGCGAACTAGACTACAGCACCCTACCGATGGTGCTCTGGCAGTATGGATTTGTCACCATCGACCAACTAGAGCGGATCTTTGATTGGCAAGAAACCACCCCCACCACTACCTGA
- the guaA gene encoding glutamine-hydrolyzing GMP synthase gives MTTTQTPTPQSPISESIEDQRDRPLIDRETILILDFGSQYSELIARRIRETQVYSEVLSHRTDAATLQKLNPKGIILSGGPNSVYDEGAPLCDPEIWQLGIPVLGVCYGMQLMVQQLGGHVARAERAEYGKASLYIDDPTDLLTNVEEGSTMWMSHGDSVLRMPEGFERLAHTENTECAAVANHEKQLYGVQFHPEVVHSEGGMPLIRNFVYHICECQPTWTTATFVEESIKEIREQVGDRRVLLALSGGVDSSTLAFLLHKAIGDKLTCMFIDQGFMRKYEPERLVKLFHEQFHIPVAYVNARDRFLAQIDGITDPEEKRKRIGHEFIRVFEEESKRLGPFDFLAQGTLYPDVIESADTSIPSQPGQRVAVKIKSHHNVGGLPDDLCFKLVEPLRKLFKDEVRKVGRSIGLPEEIVQRHPFPGPGLAIRILGEVTAERLDILRDADYVVRQEINRQGLYHDFWQAFAVLLPIRSVGVMGDQRTYAYPIVLRLVSSEDGMTADWSRVPYDLLETISNRIVNEVRGVNRVVYDITSKPPGTIEWE, from the coding sequence GTGACGACTACCCAAACTCCAACTCCACAAAGTCCCATTAGTGAGTCTATCGAAGACCAACGCGATCGCCCATTGATTGACCGCGAGACCATTCTGATTTTAGACTTTGGCTCTCAGTATTCCGAACTGATTGCCCGTCGGATTCGGGAAACCCAGGTTTATTCTGAGGTTCTGTCCCATCGCACTGACGCCGCCACTTTACAAAAACTTAATCCCAAAGGGATTATCTTATCCGGAGGGCCTAATTCTGTTTACGATGAAGGTGCGCCCCTGTGTGACCCCGAAATTTGGCAGCTAGGCATCCCGGTTTTGGGCGTCTGCTATGGAATGCAACTGATGGTGCAGCAGCTTGGGGGCCATGTTGCCCGGGCAGAACGAGCAGAATATGGTAAGGCATCCTTGTACATTGACGACCCCACGGATTTGCTCACCAACGTGGAAGAAGGGTCCACCATGTGGATGAGTCATGGTGACTCGGTACTGCGGATGCCAGAAGGGTTTGAACGACTGGCGCATACCGAGAATACGGAATGTGCTGCCGTCGCCAACCACGAAAAGCAATTATATGGCGTGCAGTTTCATCCAGAAGTTGTCCATTCCGAAGGGGGAATGCCCCTGATTCGCAACTTTGTCTATCATATTTGCGAATGTCAACCCACCTGGACAACCGCCACCTTTGTCGAAGAATCGATTAAAGAAATTCGGGAGCAAGTCGGGGACCGTCGGGTATTATTGGCCTTATCCGGTGGAGTGGATTCTTCGACCCTGGCGTTCCTGTTGCACAAGGCGATCGGCGACAAACTGACCTGTATGTTCATTGATCAAGGGTTCATGCGGAAATATGAACCGGAACGCTTAGTCAAGCTGTTTCATGAGCAGTTTCATATTCCCGTCGCCTACGTCAATGCGCGCGATCGCTTCTTGGCTCAAATTGACGGGATTACCGACCCGGAAGAAAAGCGCAAACGGATTGGACATGAGTTCATCCGAGTGTTTGAAGAAGAATCCAAACGTCTGGGACCCTTTGATTTTCTGGCCCAAGGCACCCTCTATCCCGATGTGATTGAGTCCGCAGATACCAGCATTCCTTCCCAACCGGGTCAACGGGTGGCGGTGAAAATCAAGAGTCATCATAATGTCGGGGGGTTACCGGATGACCTCTGTTTTAAATTGGTGGAACCCCTGCGGAAACTGTTTAAAGATGAAGTCCGCAAAGTCGGGCGATCGATTGGGTTACCCGAGGAAATCGTCCAACGTCACCCCTTCCCCGGTCCTGGGTTAGCGATTCGCATCCTTGGGGAAGTTACCGCAGAACGGTTAGATATCCTGCGGGATGCGGACTATGTAGTTCGCCAAGAAATTAATCGCCAAGGACTCTACCATGATTTTTGGCAAGCGTTTGCCGTCTTGTTACCCATCCGCAGCGTGGGAGTCATGGGGGACCAACGGACCTATGCTTATCCCATCGTCTTGCGCTTGGTGTCCAGTGAAGATGGCATGACGGCAGATTGGTCTCGGGTTCCTTACGACTTGTTGGAAACGATTTCTAACCGCATCGTCAATGAAGTGCGCGGGGTGAATCGGGTGGTTTATGACATCACCTCCAAGCCGCCTGGAACTATTGAGTGGGAATAA
- a CDS encoding DUF3352 domain-containing protein yields MMNRKLFFTLLGAVALVLCLLGAGGFYEILATGPVALLREPVETRVEAAMFVPRQAPLMTSLLVNVNKLEDVGRLAVTPKLRFQVREEFDKIKKGVLANTDFNYHKDIEPWLGDEITFAVTSSDFDREQGNGRQAGYLLAVETKSPQRSRDFLEVLWAQNASNGVEVAVENYQGVKLIYRQTPSSADSGGNWASAVVGDRFVLFANHPKVLRDAINNVQAQNLSLKGNPAYQEAVANMASTGIGLSFINVEQFTAWISDRPGETGLKPPSERVLTAETSPSLGIALGLNRQGLLAHTIWNGNTATEWATNLPRLLGPVQALQYLPEQTAFAIAGADLNQLWLALEEGFPESGAVGQILRQPVAMVRSRWGLDLPEAIFNWVQGEYAIGLLPKSSVENLDNPGLAWIFVAQKSGDSAVKGIEQLDAIAQEQGFSVGPVSWGNRPISTWTKLTTKPVPTKAKGNTPLQIAADVRAVHTEIGAYEIFASSLETLTAAINAPTTGSIVNNPDFQSAIAPLPQSNYGYFYLDWLASEESLTRRFPVLRLVTLAGKPLFQRLQSISLSSPAPGIDPGIELQPVKGSPLADLFIRLGS; encoded by the coding sequence ATGATGAACCGAAAATTATTTTTCACCCTGTTAGGGGCCGTCGCCCTGGTCCTCTGCCTCCTCGGTGCCGGGGGCTTCTATGAAATCCTCGCCACCGGACCCGTCGCCTTATTGCGTGAACCCGTCGAAACCCGGGTCGAGGCGGCGATGTTTGTCCCCCGACAAGCGCCCCTGATGACCTCTCTATTAGTCAATGTGAACAAATTAGAGGATGTGGGACGATTGGCAGTCACCCCCAAGTTGCGCTTTCAGGTCCGGGAGGAATTTGACAAGATTAAAAAGGGTGTCCTCGCCAATACGGATTTCAACTATCACAAGGATATTGAACCTTGGCTGGGGGATGAGATTACCTTTGCTGTCACCAGTTCCGACTTCGATCGCGAACAGGGGAATGGACGGCAAGCGGGGTATTTGCTGGCGGTGGAAACGAAAAGTCCTCAACGTAGCCGGGATTTTCTGGAGGTATTGTGGGCCCAGAATGCCAGTAATGGGGTTGAGGTTGCAGTCGAAAATTATCAAGGGGTGAAGCTGATTTATCGCCAAACTCCTAGCAGTGCAGACTCTGGGGGAAATTGGGCCTCTGCGGTGGTGGGCGATCGCTTCGTGTTGTTTGCCAATCATCCGAAAGTGCTGCGGGATGCGATTAATAATGTCCAAGCCCAAAATCTCAGCCTCAAGGGAAATCCCGCCTATCAAGAGGCAGTCGCCAATATGGCCTCTACGGGAATTGGACTGAGTTTTATTAATGTAGAGCAATTTACCGCCTGGATTAGCGATCGCCCTGGGGAAACCGGCCTCAAACCCCCCTCTGAGCGCGTCCTCACCGCCGAAACCTCCCCCAGCTTAGGAATTGCCCTAGGGTTAAATCGCCAGGGACTGCTGGCCCATACCATCTGGAATGGTAACACCGCCACAGAATGGGCAACGAATTTACCCCGTTTATTGGGACCTGTCCAGGCATTGCAATATCTGCCGGAACAGACTGCTTTTGCGATCGCCGGTGCCGATTTGAATCAGTTATGGTTGGCCCTAGAAGAAGGATTTCCCGAATCGGGGGCGGTGGGTCAAATTCTGCGCCAACCTGTAGCAATGGTGCGATCGCGCTGGGGATTAGATTTACCCGAGGCGATTTTTAACTGGGTGCAAGGGGAATATGCGATCGGTTTATTACCCAAATCCTCGGTGGAAAACCTAGATAATCCTGGATTGGCTTGGATTTTCGTCGCCCAGAAATCTGGGGACAGTGCGGTGAAAGGGATTGAACAATTAGATGCGATCGCCCAGGAACAAGGGTTCAGCGTCGGACCCGTCTCCTGGGGGAATCGCCCCATTTCCACCTGGACGAAATTAACCACCAAACCCGTCCCCACCAAGGCAAAAGGGAACACACCGTTACAGATTGCCGCCGATGTTCGCGCCGTGCATACGGAAATTGGGGCCTATGAGATTTTTGCCAGTTCCCTAGAAACCCTAACAGCGGCGATCAATGCCCCGACAACGGGTTCAATCGTGAATAATCCAGACTTTCAGAGTGCGATCGCGCCCCTTCCCCAATCCAATTACGGTTATTTCTACCTGGATTGGTTGGCCTCTGAAGAGAGCTTAACCCGTCGCTTCCCGGTTCTGCGATTAGTTACCCTCGCGGGAAAACCCCTATTCCAAAGGTTACAGTCCATTTCCCTGAGTTCACCGGCACCAGGAATCGATCCCGGGATAGAATTACAGCCGGTCAAGGGGTCTCCCTTAGCGGACTTGTTTATTCGATTGGGTTCCTAA
- a CDS encoding energy transducer TonB, whose amino-acid sequence MTFSTVSAAQREQQEEQIKTLIGWTLVGSAVVHLVFLPLMANWMMTRSPEAIEEPIEFIVLEEPEPEPEPEEEPPPPEPEPEPLPEPEPEPEPLPEPEMVEPEPEPEPLPEPEPLPEPLPEPEPLPEPEMVEPEPLPEPEPLPEPFLQEQPTPVPEPFMPEPTPEPAPSPAPLAPQEAPSLSAPAPLEPMESPPIAQEAETQNLEPLPEVNPVDRLPEPPVVSTVPQTPGPEPDWMNDLNSANQPIALEDPDVASSNPFNENIRSLNEPLNEPQSLEPPVTNSLPEISEEELLTEFPNSDANPALEEFNSSAQSPWNENINDTPAEPFNPNIQPTPSSPVINPSPENTGNPDLLSQLEPNNSAPSIEDNQNSAPSTWNSNSDLGVDEPFNPNANSAPPRVAESPVINPNPGSGETGSDFLDDLETAGNPYSSETNTSSTSPSTGTGNSDYGTASEPFGGNIGPMDPGANSGGPAGSPNGSPDGSGSVDCRRCGKPSYPRIARESGWEGVVLLSVDIDPSGNVTNVRLEQSSGHPALDDSAMDTIRSWKFEQSDNGQQNKLVRIPFRLEDS is encoded by the coding sequence ATGACTTTTTCTACCGTTTCTGCGGCGCAACGAGAACAACAAGAGGAGCAAATCAAGACCCTGATTGGATGGACCCTGGTGGGTTCAGCAGTGGTGCATTTGGTTTTCTTGCCATTGATGGCGAACTGGATGATGACGCGATCGCCCGAGGCGATCGAGGAACCCATTGAGTTTATCGTTCTTGAAGAACCCGAACCCGAACCCGAACCGGAGGAGGAACCGCCACCGCCAGAACCGGAACCGGAACCTCTTCCCGAACCGGAACCGGAACCGGAACCTCTTCCCGAACCCGAAATGGTTGAACCGGAACCGGAACCGGAACCTCTTCCCGAACCGGAACCCCTGCCGGAGCCCTTGCCGGAACCGGAACCCCTGCCGGAACCGGAAATGGTCGAACCGGAGCCCTTGCCGGAACCGGAACCCCTGCCGGAACCTTTCCTGCAAGAGCAACCGACCCCAGTCCCCGAACCCTTCATGCCGGAACCGACGCCGGAACCGGCCCCAAGTCCCGCACCCTTAGCACCCCAGGAAGCCCCTTCTCTGTCCGCACCCGCGCCCCTGGAACCGATGGAAAGTCCGCCGATCGCCCAGGAAGCGGAGACCCAAAATTTAGAACCCCTACCCGAGGTAAATCCGGTGGATAGACTGCCGGAACCCCCGGTAGTGAGTACGGTCCCGCAAACGCCGGGTCCCGAACCCGATTGGATGAACGACTTGAACTCAGCAAATCAACCGATCGCCTTGGAGGACCCAGACGTTGCCTCGTCAAATCCGTTTAATGAAAATATTCGGTCACTCAATGAACCCTTAAACGAACCGCAATCCCTGGAACCCCCAGTCACCAACAGTTTACCCGAAATCTCTGAGGAGGAGTTGCTCACCGAATTTCCCAACTCAGACGCGAACCCGGCCCTAGAGGAGTTCAATTCCAGCGCGCAGTCGCCTTGGAATGAGAACATTAATGACACCCCTGCAGAACCTTTCAACCCGAATATCCAACCCACACCCAGCAGTCCCGTCATCAACCCCAGTCCCGAGAATACCGGCAATCCCGACTTGCTCTCACAACTCGAACCGAACAATTCTGCACCGAGCATAGAGGACAATCAGAACAGCGCCCCTTCAACTTGGAATAGTAACAGTGATTTGGGAGTGGATGAACCCTTCAATCCCAATGCCAATAGTGCACCACCGCGTGTTGCCGAATCTCCTGTCATCAACCCGAACCCTGGGAGTGGTGAGACGGGTTCTGACTTTTTGGATGATTTAGAAACCGCTGGCAACCCCTACTCTAGCGAGACAAATACCTCCTCAACTTCCCCCTCCACCGGGACGGGAAACAGTGATTATGGTACCGCCTCCGAACCCTTTGGCGGCAACATAGGGCCGATGGATCCGGGTGCTAATTCCGGAGGGCCTGCCGGTTCGCCCAACGGTTCCCCAGATGGGTCCGGATCAGTAGACTGCCGTCGTTGCGGGAAACCCAGCTATCCGAGAATTGCCCGAGAATCCGGATGGGAAGGGGTGGTCTTACTGAGTGTGGATATTGACCCCTCCGGAAATGTCACAAATGTACGCTTAGAACAATCGAGTGGTCATCCGGCACTAGATGATTCAGCAATGGACACAATTAGGAGTTGGAAATTTGAGCAGTCAGATAATGGTCAGCAAAATAAGCTTGTGAGAATTCCATTCCGCTTAGAGGATTCATAA
- a CDS encoding YbhB/YbcL family Raf kinase inhibitor-like protein: MEFKSPAFFIGNTLPFEHTCDGEKSSPPLSWDSPPPGTISFVLIMEDPDVATRSLTHWLAYDIPANIRHLPHGVPNEPRLERGGVQGKNDFGTLGYSAPCPEEGTHRYFFKLYALDTLLSLEPGASKAEVKSAMEGHILGAVELMGRYGRTG; the protein is encoded by the coding sequence ATGGAATTTAAAAGTCCTGCTTTTTTCATTGGGAATACCCTTCCGTTTGAACATACCTGCGATGGTGAAAAGAGTTCTCCACCCCTGAGTTGGGACTCCCCCCCACCTGGGACAATTAGTTTTGTGCTGATTATGGAGGATCCGGATGTGGCTACGCGCAGCTTAACCCACTGGCTGGCTTATGATATTCCGGCGAATATTCGTCACCTGCCTCACGGAGTGCCAAACGAACCGAGACTGGAACGAGGCGGAGTTCAGGGAAAAAATGATTTTGGCACGTTAGGATATAGTGCGCCTTGTCCCGAGGAGGGCACCCACCGCTATTTTTTCAAACTGTATGCCTTAGATACCCTACTGAGTTTGGAACCGGGGGCCAGCAAAGCGGAGGTGAAATCGGCAATGGAAGGTCATATTTTAGGGGCAGTGGAACTGATGGGACGGTATGGTAGAACGGGTTAA
- a CDS encoding alpha-amylase family glycosyl hydrolase: MANAIEFKLFAPYNKGAALIGSFSKWENIPMEKDDQGYFRTSVNLEDGVYEYKFRVQTKTEYLDPDSWVYAIDPYAKEIDKTGQNGIIRIKEGEPIVDTYVWQHDQVPLPSNGELVIYEMLVGNFCGQKEDREQGSFEAAITKLDYLADLGINAIELMPVMGGDQGWGYLVQHYFSPAPNYGSSDELKRLIDECHARGIRVIMDMVFNHSNDDCPLLKIDRDYWYYHYKHYPDDDNNWWGPEFNYDHHDSNLDIRPAWSFSGDVVRYWIQEYHIDGMRYDALSQLANWEYLHWIANLARETAGPKPFYNIGEHIPEKPKYARFEGPMDGCWHESFHYFLVDYICNDDTLDLEQLKEVLDCKTQGYEDSTNVINYLSNHDQSRILNLLGDRGIFDDHAFRRTKLGAAILMTTVGIPMLWMGQEFGQDSCEHPNQSCELKWYLLDNERNRSLFDYYKGLIALRKQNHAIQSENIEFIHENPEEQVIAYIRWNEEGSRVVVVANFSGNFLGGYTIPDFPDNGKWHEWTRNYDIESQDNQLVLDLGEYEAQVFVWNS; the protein is encoded by the coding sequence ATGGCTAATGCGATTGAATTTAAGTTGTTTGCACCCTATAATAAAGGGGCCGCACTGATCGGCTCGTTTTCCAAATGGGAAAACATTCCGATGGAAAAAGACGACCAGGGTTATTTTCGCACTTCAGTCAACCTCGAAGATGGAGTGTATGAGTATAAATTCCGAGTTCAGACTAAAACCGAATATTTAGACCCGGATTCCTGGGTATATGCGATCGACCCTTATGCCAAGGAAATTGATAAAACCGGCCAAAATGGGATTATCCGCATTAAAGAGGGGGAACCAATTGTTGATACTTATGTTTGGCAGCATGACCAAGTTCCCTTACCGAGTAATGGGGAGTTAGTCATCTATGAAATGCTGGTGGGTAACTTTTGTGGTCAGAAAGAGGACCGAGAACAAGGAAGTTTTGAAGCAGCGATCACTAAATTAGATTACTTAGCAGATTTGGGGATTAATGCGATCGAGTTAATGCCCGTCATGGGAGGAGACCAAGGCTGGGGTTATCTCGTCCAGCACTATTTTTCCCCCGCCCCTAATTACGGTTCCTCTGACGAGTTGAAGCGCCTAATTGATGAATGTCATGCCCGAGGAATTCGGGTGATTATGGACATGGTATTTAATCATTCCAATGATGATTGCCCATTATTAAAAATAGACCGGGATTACTGGTACTATCACTATAAGCATTATCCCGATGATGATAACAATTGGTGGGGTCCAGAATTCAACTATGACCATCATGATTCTAACTTAGATATTCGTCCCGCCTGGTCCTTTAGCGGGGATGTGGTGCGGTACTGGATTCAAGAATATCACATTGATGGAATGCGCTATGATGCCTTGAGTCAACTCGCCAATTGGGAGTATTTACATTGGATTGCCAACCTAGCCCGAGAAACCGCTGGGCCTAAGCCGTTTTATAATATCGGAGAACATATCCCTGAAAAGCCGAAATATGCCCGCTTTGAAGGACCGATGGATGGCTGTTGGCATGAAAGTTTTCACTACTTTTTAGTAGACTATATTTGCAATGATGATACTTTAGACCTTGAGCAACTCAAGGAAGTGCTAGATTGCAAAACCCAGGGGTATGAAGATTCCACCAATGTGATTAATTACCTCTCCAATCACGACCAGAGTCGGATCCTAAATTTGTTAGGCGATCGGGGTATTTTTGATGATCATGCCTTTCGCCGAACTAAATTAGGGGCTGCTATTTTAATGACCACCGTCGGAATTCCCATGCTGTGGATGGGCCAAGAATTTGGTCAAGATAGCTGCGAACATCCCAACCAAAGCTGTGAACTGAAATGGTATCTCTTAGACAACGAACGCAACCGCAGTTTGTTTGATTATTATAAGGGTTTAATCGCCTTACGCAAGCAAAATCATGCCATTCAAAGTGAAAATATCGAGTTTATCCACGAAAATCCCGAGGAGCAAGTGATCGCTTATATTCGATGGAATGAGGAAGGTTCACGAGTCGTCGTCGTTGCCAATTTTTCCGGTAATTTTCTCGGCGGTTATACCATTCCCGACTTTCCCGATAATGGGAAATGGCACGAATGGACGAGAAACTACGATATTGAATCTCAGGATAACCAATTAGTTCTTGATTTGGGTGAATATGAAGCCCAAGTCTTTGTATGGAATTCGTAA
- the cls gene encoding cardiolipin synthase, with protein MTLASVIIIAFYLVGLMTAGHAVMTVRSARGAVAWAISLCTFPFIAIPLYWVFGNHKFNGYADAHRYADREYRWIIQQVYQDIRQFFVPELDQFTEMAQLADGLTQIPFISGNAATLLIDGNQTFPALLEAIDAAKDYILIQFYIVREDEIGNAFKEKMIAKAREGVRVYFIYDAIGSYALSAEYLRQIRSSGVWVTSFNSTKRKRNRFQINFRNHRKILIVDGKQAFIGGLNLGKEYLGKDPRLSPWRDTHLELKGPSVQCVQIAFLKDWYWAVREIPEVDWTIQPDPENQTAIVLPTGPGDQLPACTLFMVSLINAARSRLWITSPYFVPNESVLTALKLAALRGVDVRILLPSRPDHINVYLASLSYITEVERTGVKVYRYRPGFMHQKVFLIDRTLAGVGTTNLDNRSFELNFEIMAFVAHPRFVTDVETMLKTDFDNAYLVDHAQLDHRKLWFRLAVRVARLMSPIL; from the coding sequence ATGACACTGGCGAGTGTAATCATAATCGCCTTTTATCTGGTGGGACTGATGACGGCAGGTCATGCAGTCATGACGGTGCGATCGGCCCGGGGTGCAGTAGCTTGGGCTATTTCTCTGTGTACTTTTCCATTTATTGCCATTCCCCTGTATTGGGTGTTTGGAAATCACAAATTTAATGGATATGCCGATGCTCATCGCTATGCTGACCGTGAATATCGGTGGATTATTCAACAAGTTTATCAGGATATTCGACAATTTTTCGTGCCTGAACTGGACCAGTTTACGGAGATGGCCCAATTAGCCGATGGATTGACGCAAATCCCTTTTATTTCGGGGAACGCAGCGACTTTACTCATTGATGGAAATCAAACTTTTCCCGCACTGTTAGAGGCAATAGATGCCGCAAAAGATTACATTTTAATTCAATTTTACATTGTTCGTGAAGATGAAATTGGTAATGCCTTTAAGGAAAAAATGATTGCCAAGGCCCGGGAAGGAGTGCGGGTTTATTTTATTTATGATGCGATTGGTTCTTATGCCCTTTCTGCTGAATATTTACGACAAATCAGAAGTAGTGGAGTTTGGGTGACTTCCTTTAATAGTACCAAACGAAAACGAAACCGATTTCAGATTAATTTTCGGAATCATCGCAAAATCTTAATTGTTGATGGCAAACAAGCGTTTATCGGGGGGTTAAATCTGGGGAAAGAATATTTGGGAAAAGACCCTCGTCTGAGCCCTTGGCGTGATACTCATTTAGAACTTAAAGGTCCCTCGGTCCAATGCGTTCAAATTGCTTTTCTGAAAGACTGGTATTGGGCGGTTCGAGAAATTCCCGAAGTCGATTGGACGATTCAACCGGATCCGGAGAATCAAACGGCGATCGTTCTGCCGACAGGTCCTGGAGATCAACTCCCCGCTTGTACCCTGTTTATGGTGAGTCTGATCAATGCCGCCCGAAGTCGCTTGTGGATCACGAGTCCCTATTTTGTTCCGAATGAATCGGTCCTGACTGCTTTAAAATTGGCCGCATTGCGTGGGGTAGATGTGCGAATTTTATTACCCAGTCGCCCGGATCACATCAATGTTTATCTCGCTTCTTTGTCCTATATCACAGAAGTAGAACGCACTGGCGTTAAGGTGTATCGCTATCGTCCGGGATTCATGCACCAGAAAGTCTTCCTCATCGATCGCACTCTGGCTGGAGTCGGCACCACCAATTTAGATAATCGTTCCTTTGAACTCAATTTTGAAATTATGGCCTTTGTAGCGCATCCTCGCTTTGTTACCGATGTAGAAACCATGCTGAAAACTGATTTTGATAATGCCTATTTAGTTGATCACGCTCAACTTGACCATCGAAAACTTTGGTTTCGGTTAGCGGTGCGTGTGGCCCGGTTAATGTCGCCTATTCTTTAG